From the genome of Pseudomonas sp. AB6, one region includes:
- a CDS encoding sel1 repeat family protein, translated as MHKLFVYITTSIFTLFIVCNSAWAELTPEQEEARSQGLFFLNMISSAKASPFLEISAEAGDTESQYYLAEILRRNNKFITPKAQALYEAAAEKGDIYSMMRLANKKNDLCHIMENCPPDIKTPQQWSETARALAKERAAQGDGEAMQQLFLMTTHLDWLIKAAEAGFPEAQEFLGSLYKEGVGTFLIPGNREKEIAKWYKASAEGGYPPGMNRYADLLKKHGDRQGFAYWIEKSAKAGDFGAMSDYAAWAAHMPDEVGYPLDLVKAYGLTLLMAEADPGRGPSSPGYGGRVLKKVAAKMTPEQIEAGKAYAKEWAKTHPPLSRFPPKFGF; from the coding sequence TCATTGTCTGTAACAGTGCTTGGGCTGAATTAACGCCCGAGCAAGAAGAGGCGCGCAGCCAGGGTCTATTTTTCTTGAATATGATCAGTAGTGCAAAGGCAAGCCCTTTCCTTGAAATATCAGCCGAAGCTGGGGACACGGAATCGCAGTATTATTTAGCTGAAATTCTTAGGCGGAACAACAAATTCATAACGCCGAAGGCACAAGCGCTGTACGAAGCTGCCGCCGAAAAAGGCGATATCTACTCGATGATGCGATTAGCCAATAAAAAAAACGACCTTTGCCACATTATGGAGAACTGCCCACCGGATATAAAAACACCTCAGCAATGGTCGGAAACCGCTCGCGCACTGGCCAAAGAGCGAGCCGCTCAGGGGGATGGTGAAGCCATGCAGCAGCTTTTCTTGATGACCACTCATCTTGATTGGTTAATCAAAGCAGCGGAGGCTGGTTTCCCTGAAGCGCAGGAGTTTCTCGGTTCTTTATACAAAGAAGGTGTAGGCACTTTTCTAATCCCCGGCAACCGAGAAAAAGAAATCGCTAAATGGTACAAGGCCTCGGCGGAAGGCGGTTATCCACCGGGTATGAACCGTTACGCCGATCTGCTGAAAAAGCACGGAGACCGCCAAGGGTTTGCTTATTGGATTGAGAAATCGGCCAAAGCCGGTGACTTTGGCGCCATGTCCGACTATGCCGCATGGGCCGCGCATATGCCCGACGAAGTCGGCTACCCGCTTGATCTGGTAAAAGCCTATGGCCTGACACTGCTCATGGCAGAAGCTGACCCCGGAAGAGGACCGTCATCGCCAGGCTACGGAGGGCGGGTACTGAAAAAGGTCGCCGCCAAAATGACCCCCGAACAAATCGAAGCCGGCAAAGCCTACGCCAAAGAATGGGCAAAAACCCATCCGCCGCTGTCGAGATTTCCACCTAAGTTCGGGTTTTAA